One Pichia kudriavzevii chromosome 3, complete sequence genomic window carries:
- a CDS encoding uncharacterized protein (PKUD0C10590; similar to Saccharomyces cerevisiae YBR289W (SNF5); ancestral locus Anc_2.523) produces the protein MFSFLWILLAKKDTWEAAKSTRVEMNGTGNSTGDSAGNASGNMQIGNSDQTNSGLPHGSSANMQTNVDANTNGHTINNPNSGNPNRGINNNMAQTPSIHPPTGKPGLSAQHVLQHLMKMSPEQRNAVIAKNPQLRQFLLQVEQQRRIHLQRMQQQQQQQQQQQQQQPLSQKNHGQMTGYKDNGTQFNSPNMQEQFTQSPLHQPNQNQAALQQSLVNTAMQQNTKPESKASTHQTQQQMLQYQDTFNSKTTGTVNSSQQQASPLNMMNAGLETSLKDKLPNKPLQKKGPKKKALSGAHAPNDIKQRQTSFESIPAKQPAENFQSPAELNTFLSSKNAVEQGGREEEEKEEDDDEIVNSENYTTVLSNLHEWSEKLKQEGKEPSAELKKYEDIISKDKSYLEYSSAIAKVMKENPHGINDKIGTNGKLFQRIFRDLKFYQQVKAARMQSMKLAPEQNGLTNYMWGDGYSGYGNGFTDDRINFIFPQNSKVPYLNEPLGEANDRIITEQPNYVPIRLEFDVDRDGFKLNDTFVWNANEDDDTLNTFVNELIRDYRIDRTVGNIHQKIVESVKDQISDVHPLVVNPALDLRFPINLDITIANNQLVDRFDWDLMNEENDPEDFAETLCAEFSLPGEFKTAIAHSIREQSQIYIKSLFMIGYKFDGSNIVSEDLKEYLRSGIEANSVIMPRYLLSDFTPYITELSIDNFERIIKERERESRRKKRGATRTGRRGGFVLPDLTSMPKTFRTPLPTGIFPGGVTINDDGERPVSEFINMPIEIGIPKEQIAKIRENDEHNKRIMKVIRRQQQKTREWIVHVRSRRMRGETLTSTVRIVDLPESGKPDISSNADVGTVSPESNPDGHSISSGAVKTEVSESLAMSSPNPKILGVVSRDSTENSAEIRNSVVPEKSLLVCFRFGWR, from the coding sequence atgttttctttcctttggATTCTTCTTGCAAAGAAGGATACTTGGGAAGCTGCCAAGAGTACTAGGGTGGAAATGAATGGTACAGGAAATTCTACAGGAGATTCTGCAGGCAATGCATCTGGAAACATGCAAATAGGCAATAGTGACCAAACTAATTCAGGACTGCCCCATGGGTCTAGTGCAAATATGCAGACGAATGTGGATGCGAACACTAACGGGCACACAATTAACAATCCCAATAGCGGTAACCCAAACCGTGGCATTAACAATAATATGGCACAGACACCTAGTATCCATCCTCCCACAGGGAAGCCGGGTTTGTCTGCACAGCATGTGCTACaacatttgatgaaaatgagtCCTGAACAACGTAATGCTGTTATTGCTAAGAATCCACAATTACGCCAGTTTTTACTCCAAGTAGAGCAGCAAAGAAGAATACATTTACAAAGGAtgcaacagcagcagcagcagcagcaacaacaacaacaacaacaaccttTGTCTCAGAAGAATCATGGTCAAATGACTGGCTACAAAGATAATGGGACACAATTTAATTCTCCTAATATGCAAGAACAATTTACTCAGTCACCCTTACatcaaccaaatcaaaatcaagcAGCTCTGCAACAAAGCCTTGTAAACACAGCAATGCAGCAAAACACTAAACCAGAGTCTAAAGCTTCTACGCATCAGACCCAACAACAGATGTTGCAATACCAGGATACTTTCAATAGTAAGACAACAGGTACAGTGAATTCAAGTCAACAGCAAGCAAGTCCTCTGAATATGATGAACGCAGGACTGGAGACATCTCTGAAGGATAAATTGCCCAACAAACCATTACAGAAGAAAGGTCcgaaaaagaaagcatTATCAGGGGCCCATGCCCCAAATGATATAAAACAAAGGCAGACATCTTTTGAAAGCATACCTGCAAAACAACCTGCCGAAAATTTCCAGTCACCCGCTGAATTGAACACTTTTCTATCATCCAAAAATGCAGTAGAACAAGGAGGCcgagaagaagaagaaaaagaagaagatgacgatgaaatAGTAAATAGTGAAAACTACACTACCGTGTTAAGCAATCTTCATGAATGGTCTGAAAAGCTAAAACAAGAGGGAAAGGAGCCTAGCGCAGAGTTAAAAAAGTATGAAGATATCATCAGTAAAGATAAATCATATCTAGAATATTCATCAGCAATTGCCAAAGTGATGAAGGAAAACCCGCATGGGATTAACGACAAAATCGGTACTAATGGTAAGCTTTTTCAGAGGATTTTCCGagatttgaagttttatCAACAAGTAAAGGCAGCTAGAATGCAATCAATGAAACTCGCACCTGAACAAAATGGATTAACTAATTACATGTGGGGTGATGGTTATAGTGGATATGGAAATGGTTTTACAGATGATAGAatcaactttatttttcctcAAAATTCGAAAGTTCCTTACCTGAATGAACCATTGGGGGAGGCCAATGACCGAATAATTACCGAACAGCCAAACTATGTTCCTATCAGGTTAGAGTTTGATGTCGACAGAGATGGATTTAAACTGAATGACACATTTGTTTGGAATGCAAACGAGGATGACGATACATTAAACACTTTTGTTAATGAATTGATTAGAGACTACAGGATAGATAGAACTGTAGGTAacattcatcaaaaaattgtGGAAAGCGTCAAAGATCAAATCAGTGATGTCCATCCGTTGGTAGTAAATCCAGCCCTTGATCTAAGATTTCCCATCAATCTCGATATTACCATAGCCAACAACCAGCTGGTTGATCGGTTTGATTGGGACTTGATGAACGAGGAAAACGACCCTGAAGATTTTGCAGAAACATTATGTGCCGAGTTTTCACTTCCCGGTGAGTTTAAAACAGCAATTGCCCATTCCATTAGAGAACAGTCACAAATATATATCAAAAGTTTGTTTATGATTGGGTACAAATTCGATGGATCCAACATCGTTAGCGAAGACTTAAAGGAATATTTAAGGTCGGGAATTGAAGCTAATAGTGTGATCATGCCTAGATATCTACTATCTGATTTTACTCCTTATATTACCGAGCTTTCTATTGAtaactttgaaagaattatCAAGGAGAGGGAGAGAGAATCGAGGCGTAAAAAGAGGGGTGCTACTAGAACGGGCCGTAGAGGTGGATTTGTTTTGCCAGATTTGACTTCTATGCCAAAGACGTTTAGGACGCCTTTACCGACAGGGATATTTCCTGGCGGTGTTACAATCAACGATGATGGTGAAAGACCAGTAAgtgaatttatcaacatGCCGATTGAAATTGGCATCCCCAAAGAACAAATTGCTAAAATACGGGAAAATGACGAACATAACAAGCGTATTATGAAGGTCATTCGCCGACAACAGCAAAAAACTAGAGAGTGGATTGTACACGTACGCTCTCGACGTATGCGTGGTGAAACTCTTACATCTACCGTTCGTATAGTGGATCTCCCAGAATCAGGCAAGCCCGACATCTCGTCTAATGCGGACGTTGGCACCGTGTCTCCAGAGTCCAACCCTGATGGACATTCCATCTCATCAGGTGCGGTCAAGACCGAGGTATCGGAAAGTTTAGCAATGTCCAGCCCGAATCCCAAGATTCTTGGGGTTGTCAGTCGTGATTCTACTGAAAACTCTGCCGAAATCAGAAACTCCGTCGTTCCAGAGAAATCACTCTTGGTATGTTTCCGTTTCGGATGGCGCTAA
- a CDS encoding uncharacterized protein (PKUD0C10600; similar to Saccharomyces cerevisiae YDR398W (UTP5); ancestral locus Anc_5.490) — protein sequence MASNSLITSEFSGIPLKGIAFTNVSLDTPVLKYQPLNNSNADSLAPLALDNTSIPSTIVWLDESYFIVMYENKPYFDLFDSNDLTKISQHVDLIVSSSNASCACAVFDATTSQLYLMDTSNRFYRYTFDKYSAHEDAKLDLLSNFVIAELTETISKMALSPQSNERIYLMSNSLYQFDLGSKTIVGSLNLFVEKTNCFQVYDDYLLISSTNDRFINVVDLNHLKTTCIFVMNAPVIKFSLVKHKKKSLLAAIDQDGFVELFSEPLEQILSSSSLSSSSSSSTASKRRRRAANAVKSIQYNSILKVAEDVSGLFTKVDNMIFDHDNLIISYLQNENFFVLDRFNWFVNPIDQLEIKIARKKSSVDALKLRTQDKASLKNYSENSQNFTIRTGDNYIDLDPISIQDTDSPQENAEDDEDDIGDDFSTLVTRLDKSTNALNDKSLKKKRSKVNEQTKFGFQVGTLTTNISQALRNNDSSLFDSIINTATDENVVKSTISQLEQHTVLKILDKLAELVYKNKFKNTNEGADLGLGNSSINLTTWIRYVLVFHGTYLIGSSNGNADLRRRLGLLALSMKKRAGNMNRLLELKGSLSLVATKAAVIREVENLETNGTIDNDELVEEDVEYIEDEEDVDMLEKDLTDSDTENEQYIAETIDEGMESEDDLE from the coding sequence ATGGCGTCTAACTCTTTAATTACTTCTGAGTTTAGTGGTATCCCGCTCAAGGGTATTGCTTTTACCAATGTTTCATTGGATACTCCtgttttgaaatatcaGCCATTGAACAACTCAAATGCAGATTCCTTGGCACCGTTAGCTTTGGACAACACGTCTATTCCGTCAACTATTGTATGGCTGGATGAGAGCTACTTTATTGTGATGTATGAAAACAAACCGTATTTTGACTTATTTGATTCGAACGATCTAACCAAGATTTCTCAACACGTGGACTTGATTGTTTCCTCAAGCAATGCATCTTGTGCATGTGCTGTCTTTGATGCAACTACAAGCCAACTATATTTGATGGACACGTCCAATAGATTTTACAGATATACGTTTGACAAATATTCTGCCCATGAAGATGCTAAGCTGGACCTGTTGTCAAATTTTGTGATAGCCGAATTGACCGAAACCATTAGCAAAATGGCATTATCCCCACAATCCAATGAGAGAATATACCTAATGTCAAACTCGCTATACCAGTTTGATTTGGGGTCGAAAACAATTGTTGGATCTTTGAACTTGTTTGTGGAGAAAACAAACTGCTTCCAAGTATATGATGATTATTTACTGATATCATCCACTAACGATAGGTTTATCAACGTAGTCGATTTGAATCACTTGAAAACCACTTGCATTTTTGTTATGAACGCACCTGTTATCAAATTCAGCCTAGTGAAacacaagaagaagagtCTTTTGGCAGCTATTGACCAAGATGGATTCGTTGAACTATTTTCAGAACCCTTGGAACAGattttatcatcatcatcattatcatcctCTTCGTCTTCTTCGACAGCTTcaaaaaggagaagaagagcTGCTAATGCTGTCAAAAGTATACAATACAACAGTATTTTGAAAGTGGCTGAAGACGTTTCCGGTTTGTTTACTAAAGTTGACAATATGATTTTTGATCATGATAACCTGATAATTTCTTATCTacaaaatgaaaacttCTTTGTCTTGGACAGATTTAACTGGTTTGTCAATCCTATAGATCAActggaaatcaaaatagCCAGGAAGAAATCTTCTGTGGACGCTTTAAAATTGAGAACCCAAGATAAGGCATCACTGAAGAATTATTCCGAAAATAGTCAAAATTTTACTATTCGGACAGGTGATAATTATATTGATCTTGATccaatttcaattcaaGACACAGACAGCCCACAAGAAAATGCTgaagacgatgaagatgatattggGGACGATTTCAGTACACTCGTCACTCGTTTAGATAAGAGTACCAATGCTCTAAACGACaagtcattgaaaaaaaagagatCCAAAGTAAATgaacaaacaaaatttGGTTTCCAAGTCGGTACATTGACAACTAACATTTCTCAAGCATTGCGTAATAACGATAGCTCACTATTTGATAGCATTATCAACACTGCAACCGATGAAAATGTGGTAAAATCTACCATCTCACAACTTGAACAACACACagtattgaagatattagATAAATTAGCAGAACTTGTatataaaaacaaattcaaaaatacTAACGAAGGTGCTGACTTAGGTTTAGGTAATTCTAGTATTAACTTAACGACATGGATAAGATAcgttttggtttttcatGGCACTTACCTAATAGGAAGTTCTAATGGGAACGCCGATTTACGTCGCAGATTAGGCTTACTCGCTCTGAGTATGAAGAAGAGAGCTGGTAATATGAATAGActtttggaattgaaagGAAGCCTTTCTTTGGTTGCCACTAAGGCGGCTGTTATaagagaagttgaaaatcttgaaacCAACGGCACTATTGATAACGATGAGTTGGTAGAGGAAGACGTTGaatatattgaagatgaagaagatgtaGATATGTTGGAGAAAGATCTTACAGACTCGGATACAGAAAATGAGCAGTACATCGCTGAAACTATTGATGAAGGTATGGAATCAGAGGACGATCTAGAATAA
- a CDS encoding uncharacterized protein (PKUD0C10610; similar to Saccharomyces cerevisiae YDR397C (NCB2); ancestral locus Anc_5.489) produces MSDTEDLSLPRATVQKILSEILPNDISFTKEAREALIECCINFIMIVATESNDIAEQDLKKTISTDHVIRAIDTLGFSHYVPLLKEFVESCRSNAKMKEKRKESKFVKSGLTEEELLAKQEELFKASRERLNK; encoded by the coding sequence ATGTCGGATACAGAAGATCTTTCCTTGCCTCGTGCTACAGTTCAGAAGATACTCTCAGAGATATTGCCGAATGACATATCTTTCACAAAAGAAGCTAGAGAAGCTTTAATTGAATGTTGCATCAACTTCATAATGATAGTTGCTACAGAATCAAATGACATTGCAGaacaagatttgaagaaaacgaTATCGACGGATCATGTCATACGAGCAATTGATACTCTAGGGTTTAGTCACTATGTTCCACTATTGAAGGAGTTTGTTGAATCATGTCGAAGTAATGCcaaaatgaaggaaaaacGTAAAGAAAGTAAGTTTGTCAAATCCGGCCTTACGGAGGAAGAACTACTAGccaaacaagaagaactaTTCAAAGCCAGCCGGGAAAGGTTGAATAAATAA
- a CDS encoding uncharacterized protein (PKUD0C10620; similar to Saccharomyces cerevisiae YDR395W (SXM1); ancestral locus Anc_5.488) yields MDDQTLMQHLANTLSSDNQLRKQSETILLSNNSQVTRQILTLLLSNDKITIQLQLVALTLIKNRIANDWSSSSTSDELKQDVKEKIVKYIVNISNPFSANSQLLIRMSLKIIDLILLHTKSEFQFELLNFANDLLTSKAESVSDFYLCTSIIRQVARLNRHLNDYDLINEIASNFFPYFQNFLNNYKEQLKDNNIDLNKEFICYEILKILNYCTTTRICEYHQKSNNLENLCSTLNELFYLFLTTTGSFRNMKWILRFMIKLQIRSAQIKDSSIYVPTFISILQDSVIPYNVTKILEYTNKDTVALEKFVLIDKENDDSSSKERALYYFLIFLTKSVTPTTYCYIEPYMNSIISNVIVKLLSIDEYQIEDFEENPNEFINSRITAHALYSNNILARDVFNSDLESAGSIFITKLIRANAEIVNPLISLCEQILNSDDKKSIVCALNLLKLTYSYMSSQNLELIVTRIIAIASRTSGDDLWLRCLIFDFFSNINNEDVQVDLNSLPVSLDLKQPLPLLIASLKLVIIKSNCQMADPVQVMQILLSVSESENLEITNDLIDVLVEKYPDQLVPYSTELVTNLSTSFMKTLEDSYNEENDKENILLGILNNILTIVMSTNDKNTILKLNDILSPIISSIMDNALLDFLELTIELVEELTNRSENVSHLDEVINSFKNFGFDYYEYYESYFVSCYCYGNLEERSSVTNLIKWILSENPYGYESDDSEFISFLSNIVVEMVLSCSENENDGGLSDEVFNKILQMIYNSAEDKQEFWESKTTFRCIMSGFYRKPMIIMELFGDNVHEILARFERLIDESVWCTVYDLKVGILGLLQIVKGSQEYQSIRAQSMNLLTKLCDRVNDAIDHRDQLIKYSFDENKDSLEDTNNFVPDEEFDELSKVTVLNKVDVFGDLKVFLENEI; encoded by the coding sequence ATGGACGACCAAACTTTAATGCAGCATTTGGCAAATACCTTGTCATCTGACAAccaattgagaaaacaatCAGAGACAATATTGTTATCGAATAATTCGCAGGTAACACGGCAAATTTTGACCCTACTACTTTccaatgataaaattacGATTCAGCTACAATTAGTTGCATTAACGTTGATTAAAAATAGAATAGCTAATGATTGGAGTTCTTCCTCTACTAGTGATGAACTAAAGCAGGATGTTAAGGAGAAGATTGTTAAATATATTGTTAATATTAGCAATCCATTCTCTGCCAACAGCCAGCTTCTTATTAGAATGTCTCTGAAAATTATAGATTTGATTCTGCTGCATACTAAAAGTGAATTTCAGTTTGAGCTACTCAACTTTGCCAATGACTTACTGACCAGTAAAGCTGAGTCGGTTTCTGATTTTTACCTCTGTACTTCAATAATTCGCCAAGTTGCTAGACTGAATAGACACTTGAATGATTACGACTTGATCAATGAAATTGCAAGCAATTTTTTCCCATACttccaaaattttttgaacaactATAAAGAGCAATTAAAAGACAATAATATTGATTTAAATAAGGAGTTTATCTGTTATGAAATTCTGAAGATCCTCAATTACTGCACGACAACGAGGATCTGTGAATACCATCAAAAATCCAATAACTTAGAGAATTTGTGTTCCACTTTGAATGAGctgttttatttgtttttgacGACTACCGGTAGCTTTAGAAATATGAAATGGATTTTGAGGTTTATGATCAAGCTTCAGATCAGAAGTGCACAAATAAAAGACAGTTCAATCTATGTCCCTACCTTTATTTCCATTCTTCAAGATTCTGTAATACCATACAATGTGACTAAAATTCTAGAGTACACAAATAAAGACACTGTTGCATTGGAGAAATTTGTCCTTATTGATAAGGAAAATGATGACAGTTCTTCCAAGGAACGGGCGCTCTATTAtttcttgatatttcttACCAAATCTGTTACTCCAACTACATATTGCTATATTGAACCTTACATGAATTCTATAATATCTAACGTTATTGTTAAACTTTTATCCATAGATGAATACCAAATcgaagattttgaagaaaaccCAAATGAGTTTATCAATTCAAGAATCACTGCTCATGCTTTGTACTCAAATAATATATTGGCAAGAGATGTATTCAACTCGGATCTTGAATCTGCAGGCTCCATATTTATAACAAAACTTATCAGGGCGAATGCAGAAATTGTTAACCCCTTAATTTCTTTATGTGAACAGATACTGAATAGTGATGACAAAAAGTCGATAGTATGTGCTTTGAATCTTTTAAAACTTACTTATTCATATATGAGTTCTCagaatttggaattgattgTCACAAGAATAATTGCCATTGCGAGTAGGACGTCAGGAGACGACTTATGGTTACGCTGTCTTATTttcgattttttttccaatattaACAACGAGGATGTCCAGGTTGATCTAAATTCACTTCCAGTTTCATTAGACTTAAAACAACCATTACCTCTTCTTATTGCTAGTTTGAAGTTAGTGATTATTAAATCCAACTGTCAAATGGCCGATCCTGTTCAGGTAATGCAGATACTTCTGAGTGTTAGTGAATCTGAAAATCTGGAAATTACCAATGATTTAATTGATGTTTTGGTGGAGAAATACCCAGATCAATTGGTCCCATATAGCACCGAGCTTGTTACAAATCTATCAACTTCATTCATGAAGACTTTAGAGGATAGTtataatgaagaaaatgataaagaGAACATTTTGCTTGGAATATTGAACAATATCTTGACCATAGTTATGTCAACTAATGACAAAAATAcgatattgaaattgaatgatATTCTCTCTCCTATAATATCGTCGATTATGGATAATGCACTCCTAGACTTCCTTGAGTTGACTATAGAACTAGTGGAGGAGTTGACCAACAGGTCAGAAAATGTTTCCCATTTGGATGAAGTCATCAACAGCTTTAAGAACTTTGGATTTGACTATTATGAATACTATGAATCTTATTTTGTGTCTTGTTATTGCTATGGGAATTTAGAAGAGAGATCTAGCGTCACCAATCTAATAAAGTGGATTTTATCTGAAAATCCATATGGATACGAAAGTGATGACTCTGAATTTATCAGTTTTCTTTCcaatattgttgttgagatGGTACTTTCGTGTAGTGAGAATGAGAATGATGGTGGATTAAGCGACGAAGTGTTTAATAAAATATTACAGATGATCTACAACTCTGCTGAAGATAAGCAAGAGTTCTGggaatcaaaaacaacCTTCCGCTGTATAATGAGTGGATTCTACAGAAAACCAATGATCATTATGGAATTGTTTGGCGATAATGTTCACGAAATATTGGCtagatttgaaagattgattgatgaatcAGTATGGTGTACAGTCTACGATTTAAAAGTTGGTATTTTAGGTTTATTACAAATTGTGAAGGGTAGTCAAGAATATCAATCAATCAGAGCACAATCGATGAACTTACTAACAAAACTCTGCGATAGGGTAAATGACGCAATTGATCATCGAGATCAGCTAATAAAGTACTCTTTTGATGAGAACAAAGATAGCTTGGAGGACACGAATAATTTTGTCCCCGATGAAGAGTTTGACGAACTTTCCAAGGTCACTGTTTTAAACAAGGTTGACGTATTTGGCGATCTCAAAgtttttttggaaaacgAGATTTAG
- a CDS encoding uncharacterized protein (PKUD0C10630; similar to Saccharomyces cerevisiae YGL041W-A; ancestral locus Anc_4.68), giving the protein MITRNILLRTARSQWLINRSSFRLFSSSPANRAEESPEAARAKRLQEFLVQIRSNEKICNQLRTVQITIAGKMELTNGEPPSLMQQLQLLRDQEVRAEMLKLSEIMKEEKINLKAEDVSFLMQALKAQMDGEGGKN; this is encoded by the coding sequence ATGATTACCAGAAATATCTTATTGAGGACTGCTAGATCACAATGGCTGATCAACAGATCATCATTCAGgttattttcatcttccCCAGCAAACAGAGCAGAAGAAAGCCCAGAAGCGGCTCGTGCTAAGAGACTACAGGAGTTTCTAGTTCAAATAAGAtctaatgaaaaaatctGTAACCAATTAAGAACTGTTCAAATCACAATTGCAGGGAAGATGGAACTCACAAACGGTGAACCTCCTTCTCTTATGCAACAGTTACAACTACTCAGAGATCAGGAAGTTCGTGCTGAAATGTTGAAACTCTCTGAAATAAtgaaggaggaaaagaTTAACTTGAAGGCCGAAGATGTAAGCTTTTTAATGCAGGCTTTGAAGGCACAAATGGATGGTGAAGGGGGTAAAAATTGA
- a CDS encoding uncharacterized protein (PKUD0C10640; similar to Saccharomyces cerevisiae YKR102W (FLO10)) yields MFKNIYTLATVAFALLGLTEAKRNVVSSTANGSGAAIGVATYSTGFNARFFAYDGGDLIDFNCDDYVANSYALGKVRTSTSLVTEPNFSFGFPVEGEHVYDMYNINMWNVLVELQGYFVAPETGLYTVTFNGVNDGGFIWLGAGAFEACSQEINDNSYADVLLALRGDGAHSSFVYLEEGVMYPMRTTFINIFFDAVFDFEVVRPNGDIIRNFNETVINFDKRDAEVCLPVPFGSQVYFSTEVNYGSQYSTPSTSYGQTVTNGKTYVVENLYVAEPTSTITSTVTNSFAATTTITSYATSNGTPAPVVVVVDQTSIPESSLITSKSKLVTATISGQTLPQATGCKLTEDLMKKNPGFHASLFKYDGFFGFLDPVYYANDYTTEHLIGTAHNITSPNYSINACLFQTDDIYGAHLTSWEGYVAQLTGYIYASESGLYEFSIDYSDDGSMVWIGTNDAFACCQPDNIPYNSEGGRLIFAGDEEKVTGYAYLTEGYYYPVRVVMVNWYGDSALEMSMITPSGVVVKDDWSNWIVSVEDEQEGFCA; encoded by the coding sequence ATGTTCAAGAACATTTATACACTCGCTACTGTTGCCTTTGCTTTGTTGGGCCTCACCGAAGCAAAACGTAATGTCGTTTCATCAACTGCCAATGGTTCCGGTGCTGCAATCGGTGTTGCAACTTACTCCACCGGTTTTAACGCAAGATTCTTCGCTTATGACGGTGGTGActtgattgatttcaattgtGATGATTATGTTGCTAACTCTTATGCTTTAGGTAAAGTTAGAACATCTACTAGCTTGGTTACCGAACCAAACTTTAGCTTTGGCTTCCCAGTCGAAGGTGAACATGTCTATGACATGTATAACATCAACATGTGGAATGTCTTGGTCGAATTGCAAGGTTACTTTGTTGCACCAGAAACTGGTTTATACACAGTTACCTTCAATGGCGTCAACGATGGTGGTTTTATCTGGCTGGGTGCAGGTGCATTTGAAGCTTGTTCccaagaaatcaatgacAACTCCTATGCTGATGTTTTACTTGCTCTTAGAGGTGATGGTGCACattcttcctttgtttatcttgaagaaggtgtTATGTACCCAATGAGAACCACttttatcaacattttctttgatgctgtttttgatttcgaAGTTGTGCGTCCAAATGGTGACATCATCAGAAACTTCAATGAAACTGTTATTAACTTCGATAAGAGAGACGCTGAGGTTTGTTTGCCTGTTCCATTCGGTAGCCAGGTTTACTTCTCCACTGAGGTTAACTATGGCTCCCAATACTCTACCCCATCTACTTCTTATGGTCAAACAGTCACCAATGGTAAAACTTATGTTGTCGAAAACTTATACGTTGCTGAACCAACCTCCACTATCACTTCCACCGTCACTAACTCATTTGCTGCAACAACCACCATTACCTCATATGCTACTAGCAATGGCACCCCAGCTCCAgtcgttgttgttgttgatcaaaCCTCCATTCCAGAATCAAGCTTGATTACATCAAAATCCAAGCTCGTTACAGCTACCATTAGCGGCCAAACTTTACCCCAGGCAACTGGTTGTAAATTAACTGAAGacttgatgaaaaagaatCCTGGTTTCCATGCTTCccttttcaaatatgatggtttctttggtttcttaGACCCAGTTTACTATGCTAACGACTACACCACTGAGCACCTAATTGGTACTGCACACAACATTACTTCTCCAAACTACTCCATCAATGCATGCCTATTCCAAACCGATGATATTTATGGCGCACATTTGACATCTTGGGAAGGTTATGTTGCTCAATTGACTGGTTACATCTATGCATCAGAATCCGGTCTTTATGAATTCTCCATTGATTATTCCGACGACGGTTCCATGGTCTGGATTGGTACCAATGATGCCTTTGCATGTTGTCAACCAGATAACATTCCATACAACTCCGAGGGAGGCCGTTTAATCTTTGCAGGTGATGAAGAGAAGGTTACTGGTTATGCCTACTTAACCGAAGGTTACTACTACCCAGTTAGAGTTGTTATGGTTAACTGGTACGGTGATTCTGCTTTAGAAATGTCTATGATTACTCCAAGTGGTGTTGTTGTCAAGGATGACTGGTCAAACTGGATTGTTTCTGTAGAAGATGAACAAGAAGGTTTCTGCGCATGA